The Listeria monocytogenes genome window below encodes:
- a CDS encoding flagellar motor switch protein FliN, with protein MEQVFQVELPEWEPKEPSQGGREKGSIRQVDNIGVNLIVRLGKKEMPVGDIAELSIGDVLEVEKKPGHKVEIFLDEKKVGIGEAILMDENFGIVISEID; from the coding sequence ATGGAACAAGTATTTCAAGTAGAACTTCCTGAATGGGAACCGAAAGAACCGAGCCAAGGAGGACGCGAAAAAGGCTCTATCCGCCAAGTAGACAATATTGGCGTTAACTTAATCGTCCGCCTTGGAAAAAAAGAAATGCCAGTAGGGGACATTGCCGAGTTGAGCATTGGCGATGTCCTCGAAGTGGAAAAGAAACCTGGCCACAAAGTCGAAATTTTCCTCGATGAAAAGAAAGTCGGCATCGGTGAAGCTATTTTGATGGACGAGAACTTCGGAATCGTTATTTCAGAAATCGACTAA
- a CDS encoding FliC/FljB family flagellin, with translation MKVNTNIISLKTQEYLRKNNEGMTQAQERLASGKRINSSLDDAAGLAVVTRMNVKSTGLDAASKNSSMGIDLLQTADSALSSMSSILQRMRQLAVQSSNGSFSDEDRKQYTAEFGSLIKELDHVADTTNYNNIKLLDQTATNAATQVSIQASDKANDLINIDLFNAKGLSAGTITLGSGSTVAGYSALSVADADSSQEATEAIDELINNISNGRALLGAGMSRLSYNVSNVNNQSIATKASASSIEDADMAAEMSEMTKYKILTQTSISMLSQANQTPQMLTQLINS, from the coding sequence ATGAAAGTAAATACTAATATCATTAGCTTGAAAACACAAGAATATCTTCGTAAAAATAACGAAGGCATGACTCAAGCGCAAGAACGTTTGGCATCTGGTAAACGTATTAACAGTTCTCTTGATGACGCTGCTGGTCTTGCAGTTGTTACTCGTATGAACGTTAAATCTACAGGCTTAGATGCAGCAAGCAAAAACTCATCCATGGGTATTGACTTGTTACAAACAGCGGATTCAGCTCTTAGCTCCATGAGTTCAATCTTGCAACGTATGCGTCAATTAGCAGTACAATCTTCTAACGGTTCATTCAGTGACGAAGATCGTAAACAATATACTGCTGAATTCGGTAGCTTGATTAAAGAACTTGATCACGTTGCTGACACTACTAACTACAACAACATCAAATTATTAGATCAAACTGCTACAAATGCTGCTACTCAAGTAAGCATCCAAGCGTCTGATAAAGCTAATGACTTAATCAATATCGATCTTTTCAATGCGAAAGGTCTTTCTGCTGGAACAATCACTTTAGGTAGTGGTTCTACAGTTGCTGGTTATAGTGCATTATCTGTTGCTGATGCTGATTCTTCTCAAGAAGCAACGGAAGCAATTGATGAATTAATCAATAACATTTCTAACGGTCGTGCGCTTCTAGGTGCTGGTATGAGTCGTCTTAGCTACAATGTATCTAACGTGAACAACCAATCCATCGCAACTAAAGCATCTGCTTCCTCTATTGAAGATGCAGATATGGCTGCTGAAATGTCCGAAATGACTAAATACAAAATTCTTACACAAACATCTATCAGCATGCTTTCTCAAGCAAACCAAACACCGCAAATGTTAACTCAATTAATTAACAGCTAA
- the fliM gene encoding flagellar motor switch protein FliM, protein MSDKLSQEQIDALLSQMSEGKVVDESTEIGDFGRFHPYDFHKPEKFGAEHLESLKTIASAFTKKSMEFVSQRIRIPIHTEATLADQVSFASGYIETMPNDSYIFCIIDLGNPELGQIIIELDLAYIIYIHECLSGGNPKRKLSERRLLSVFEELTLKSILEKFCEALKDSFKSVHPISPEIVNIETNPALLRVTSPNDMMALVSVDIKSEFWISTMRIGVPFFSVEEIMNKLENVVEYTFDKRRNFDAEVEQELHQVEKEARIRVGEIKTTWKELNKLEVGDVLLTETHIRDTLKGYVTEKWKFECYMGKSGNQKAVKFMRHTGRTEQER, encoded by the coding sequence ATGAGCGATAAATTAAGTCAAGAACAAATTGACGCCCTGCTTTCCCAAATGAGTGAAGGGAAGGTAGTCGATGAAAGTACGGAAATTGGCGACTTTGGGCGCTTTCATCCCTATGACTTTCATAAACCAGAGAAATTTGGTGCAGAACACCTCGAAAGCTTAAAGACGATTGCATCCGCTTTTACGAAAAAAAGCATGGAGTTTGTCTCCCAGCGTATCCGGATTCCGATTCATACCGAAGCAACCCTTGCAGATCAAGTTTCTTTTGCAAGCGGCTATATCGAAACAATGCCGAACGATAGCTATATTTTCTGCATTATCGATCTTGGTAATCCAGAGCTCGGCCAAATTATTATTGAACTCGATTTAGCCTATATCATTTATATTCATGAGTGTTTATCTGGCGGGAATCCAAAACGAAAATTGAGCGAGCGCAGACTTTTATCTGTTTTTGAAGAGTTGACGTTGAAATCTATTTTAGAAAAATTTTGCGAAGCGCTCAAAGACAGTTTTAAATCGGTGCATCCAATCTCACCAGAAATTGTCAATATCGAAACTAACCCAGCGCTGCTTCGTGTAACCTCACCGAACGACATGATGGCGCTTGTCAGTGTCGATATTAAATCGGAATTCTGGATTAGTACAATGCGCATTGGCGTACCATTTTTCTCTGTAGAAGAGATTATGAACAAGCTGGAAAACGTCGTGGAATATACGTTTGATAAACGGCGGAACTTTGATGCGGAAGTCGAGCAAGAATTGCATCAAGTCGAGAAAGAAGCGCGCATTCGTGTGGGTGAAATTAAAACAACGTGGAAAGAACTGAATAAGCTAGAAGTAGGCGACGTCCTTCTAACAGAAACACACATACGCGATACGCTCAAAGGCTACGTCACCGAAAAATGGAAATTTGAATGTTATATGGGAAAAAGTGGTAATCAAAAAGCCGTTAAATTTATGCGTCATACAGGGCGGACAGAGCAGGAGAGGTAG
- a CDS encoding flagellar hook capping FlgD N-terminal domain-containing protein: MDGISSLSGAGQDTNNAVTSSVSKTLGKDDFMKLFLTSLQYQDPSSPLDTNEMMSQMAQLSLMEQVANMTTAVDKLSEQAQNSALQSAVNFIGKDIKGVSLNGEVISGKVESVQQTTNGVMLKLKDNDSLVPMTYVTEIN; the protein is encoded by the coding sequence TTGGACGGAATTAGCAGTTTATCAGGAGCAGGTCAGGATACAAACAATGCGGTAACATCCAGCGTATCTAAGACGCTTGGCAAAGATGACTTCATGAAACTGTTTTTAACCAGTTTACAATACCAAGATCCATCAAGCCCACTTGATACGAATGAAATGATGTCACAAATGGCACAACTTTCCTTAATGGAACAAGTTGCCAATATGACAACGGCTGTTGATAAGCTTTCTGAACAAGCGCAAAACTCCGCCTTGCAATCCGCAGTTAATTTCATCGGTAAGGATATAAAAGGTGTTTCACTTAACGGCGAAGTAATTAGCGGGAAAGTCGAAAGCGTTCAACAAACGACAAACGGCGTTATGCTGAAATTAAAAGATAACGATAGCCTCGTGCCAATGACATATGTAACAGAAATTAATTAA
- a CDS encoding flagellar hook-length control protein FliK has protein sequence MLIPDNLLQPLIGKKQAEPKEALAEELVELPFISLLMENSPAPLLKGETDNGEQATISLKEIAPSLVSAKLLDDAPETKLQAAPLELKEVKETLAAIAKQAIDQPKIESAPQVVQPPVTNTPKEPTKNATREQQPPPELIMPTKESPKLAENVIKNQPILAKLPQEKEVVQLFKASIKEPVTAKEEVAIKKPAESSNIWHDTAKQLTPAAKSEVPVTLKQLDKTITDQIEQLQKFQVKQNKAFFAIQPESLGKVEVLLKKMPDKIFVHIEYQEQTAKQKLEQMAQDLHNRFRDRGVEVAVTMTEKQAPKEQNQSSDGRHQGESKKEKERENPHQERAKQEAFDLEEET, from the coding sequence ATGCTAATCCCAGATAATTTGCTACAACCACTCATTGGAAAAAAACAGGCCGAACCAAAAGAAGCATTAGCAGAAGAATTAGTAGAACTGCCTTTTATTTCACTTTTAATGGAAAATAGCCCTGCGCCGCTCTTAAAGGGAGAAACGGATAATGGAGAACAAGCTACAATTTCGCTAAAAGAAATCGCACCATCACTCGTTTCAGCCAAACTACTCGACGATGCACCAGAAACGAAACTGCAAGCAGCGCCACTCGAACTCAAGGAAGTGAAAGAAACACTTGCGGCAATCGCCAAACAAGCAATTGATCAACCAAAAATAGAAAGTGCCCCGCAAGTTGTCCAACCTCCAGTAACAAATACACCGAAAGAACCCACAAAAAATGCTACCAGAGAGCAACAACCGCCACCAGAACTTATCATGCCTACAAAAGAATCACCTAAACTAGCAGAAAACGTGATCAAAAACCAACCAATCCTAGCCAAATTACCTCAAGAAAAAGAAGTCGTGCAACTTTTCAAAGCGAGCATTAAGGAGCCAGTAACAGCGAAAGAGGAAGTTGCCATCAAAAAGCCCGCAGAATCCAGCAATATTTGGCATGATACGGCGAAACAACTCACACCAGCTGCCAAATCTGAAGTCCCAGTGACGTTAAAACAACTTGATAAAACCATCACCGACCAAATCGAACAGCTGCAAAAATTCCAAGTAAAACAAAATAAAGCCTTTTTCGCCATCCAGCCGGAATCACTCGGAAAAGTCGAAGTTTTACTTAAAAAAATGCCCGATAAAATATTTGTACATATCGAATATCAGGAGCAAACAGCCAAGCAAAAACTCGAACAGATGGCGCAAGATTTACATAATCGTTTCCGAGATCGCGGTGTAGAAGTTGCCGTGACAATGACGGAAAAACAAGCACCGAAAGAGCAGAACCAAAGCTCAGATGGTCGACACCAAGGCGAATCTAAAAAAGAGAAAGAACGCGAAAACCCACATCAGGAAAGAGCAAAACAAGAAGCATTTGATTTAGAGGAGGAGACGTAA
- a CDS encoding chemotaxis protein — protein sequence MTEEKGILLQSGTNELEIVTFTVGENLFCINVLKVKEIIHPLEVTPVPDSNPAIEGVSQVRGEIMPVVNLARVMKLPEIEPENTKFIITELNQMKIVFRVDEVHRIQRISWEQIEEPEKLSIGLEELAVGIVKLDGNLVLLLDYEKIIYEISGNADFAVTGEDRMARKVNREEKTIFIAEDSQMLRQLLEDTLHEAGYTNLQFFANGREAQEHIFKLLKEQKEQTFENVNLLITDIEMPQMDGHHLTKVIKEDEIGRELPVVIFSSLITEDLEHKGAGVGADAQVSKPNIHQLINILDELVL from the coding sequence ATGACAGAAGAAAAAGGAATTTTACTACAAAGTGGAACAAATGAATTAGAAATTGTTACATTTACTGTTGGCGAAAACTTATTTTGTATTAACGTTTTAAAAGTGAAAGAAATTATTCATCCGCTCGAAGTAACTCCTGTACCAGATTCGAACCCGGCAATTGAAGGCGTTTCCCAAGTTCGCGGCGAAATTATGCCAGTTGTGAACCTTGCTCGTGTGATGAAATTGCCAGAAATCGAGCCGGAAAATACGAAATTCATTATCACGGAACTAAACCAAATGAAAATTGTTTTCCGTGTCGATGAGGTTCATCGCATCCAACGTATTTCGTGGGAACAAATTGAAGAACCAGAAAAACTATCGATTGGTTTAGAAGAATTAGCAGTTGGTATCGTAAAACTTGACGGTAATTTAGTACTCTTACTTGATTATGAAAAAATTATTTACGAAATTAGTGGAAATGCTGATTTTGCTGTCACAGGTGAAGACCGTATGGCGCGAAAAGTAAATCGTGAAGAGAAGACAATCTTTATTGCCGAGGACTCACAAATGTTGCGTCAACTACTTGAAGATACGCTACATGAGGCTGGCTATACGAATCTGCAATTTTTTGCTAATGGGCGCGAAGCACAAGAACATATTTTCAAATTGCTCAAAGAACAAAAAGAGCAAACTTTTGAAAATGTGAACTTGTTAATCACCGATATTGAAATGCCACAAATGGACGGACATCATTTAACAAAAGTAATCAAAGAAGATGAAATTGGTCGTGAATTGCCAGTGGTTATTTTCTCGTCGTTAATTACAGAAGATCTGGAACATAAAGGTGCTGGTGTTGGAGCCGATGCGCAAGTAAGTAAACCCAATATCCATCAACTTATTAATATTTTAGATGAGCTAGTTTTATAA
- a CDS encoding response regulator, whose protein sequence is MLKLLIVDDAMFMRTMIKNIVKDSDFEVVAEAENGLEAVKKYDEVKPDIVTLDITMPEMDGLEALAQIMAKDPSAKVIMCSAMGQQGMVVDAIKKGAKDFIVKPFQADRVLEALEKAAK, encoded by the coding sequence ATGTTGAAGTTGTTGATTGTCGACGATGCAATGTTCATGCGTACGATGATTAAGAATATCGTGAAAGATAGCGATTTTGAAGTAGTTGCGGAAGCGGAAAATGGGCTGGAAGCAGTGAAAAAGTATGATGAAGTAAAACCGGATATCGTGACACTGGATATTACAATGCCAGAAATGGACGGATTAGAAGCACTTGCCCAAATTATGGCGAAAGATCCATCAGCAAAAGTAATTATGTGTTCTGCGATGGGCCAACAAGGTATGGTTGTTGATGCCATTAAAAAAGGTGCCAAAGACTTTATCGTAAAACCTTTCCAAGCGGACCGGGTTTTAGAGGCGTTAGAAAAAGCAGCTAAGTAG
- the flgE gene encoding flagellar hook protein FlgE, whose product MNQTMYTAISGMNAFQQALSVTSNNIANANTTGYKKQSVVFNDLLYQNTMGSVAGGLYAGTNPMSFGSGSKIGAILTDYTAGSPTSTGRNKDAALQGRGFFIAGDNAGGNIVYTRDGSFAVSDNNYLTTQQGKYVMGYATDKNGNVLNGNLQPIQIPLNSAIPGEATKNGSLSGNIPLDWGEKDTISSELSVYDNAGGKHKLQVNMKAATPDASGNVSYEYEIQMDGKALTPPVTGTLNYNAQGELTNPDALKNIQINSTVNGKQVNMDLNLSGLTNYGTNQVFSPTSDGKGAATVKDYAVTDAGYIAVSYSDGTVIPVAQLAVATFSNEDGLVKMGNGEYVPGLSSGDAVYGVAGQNGAGGISGSSLEGSNVDLSREFVNLMTYQSGFQGNTKVIRVADDVMKQIVNLIQ is encoded by the coding sequence ATGAATCAAACTATGTATACAGCTATTTCTGGAATGAATGCGTTCCAACAAGCATTATCGGTAACATCAAATAATATTGCCAATGCCAACACGACAGGATACAAAAAACAAAGTGTCGTTTTCAATGATTTACTTTACCAAAACACAATGGGATCTGTTGCAGGCGGACTTTATGCTGGAACAAACCCAATGAGCTTCGGTTCCGGTTCGAAAATTGGAGCGATTTTAACTGATTATACAGCCGGTTCTCCGACATCAACTGGTAGAAACAAAGACGCAGCACTACAAGGTCGCGGTTTTTTCATCGCGGGCGATAATGCAGGGGGCAATATCGTTTACACGCGTGACGGGAGCTTTGCCGTTTCTGACAACAATTATTTAACTACCCAACAAGGGAAATACGTCATGGGTTATGCAACGGACAAAAATGGCAACGTTTTAAACGGTAACTTGCAACCAATTCAAATTCCACTAAATAGCGCCATTCCTGGAGAAGCAACAAAAAATGGTAGCTTAAGTGGTAATATTCCACTTGACTGGGGCGAAAAAGATACGATTTCTTCCGAGCTTTCTGTATACGATAATGCTGGTGGAAAACATAAACTTCAAGTCAATATGAAAGCCGCTACACCTGACGCGAGTGGAAATGTTTCCTATGAATATGAAATCCAAATGGACGGCAAAGCATTAACTCCTCCAGTAACAGGAACACTTAATTATAATGCGCAAGGTGAACTAACAAACCCAGACGCACTTAAAAATATCCAAATCAATTCCACAGTAAATGGTAAACAAGTCAATATGGACTTAAACCTAAGTGGCTTAACCAACTACGGAACAAACCAAGTATTCTCACCAACTTCTGACGGAAAAGGTGCTGCGACTGTAAAAGATTATGCAGTAACCGATGCGGGCTATATTGCAGTGAGTTACTCAGATGGTACCGTTATTCCAGTTGCCCAACTCGCGGTGGCTACTTTCTCCAATGAAGACGGTTTAGTCAAAATGGGGAACGGCGAATATGTGCCAGGGTTATCTTCTGGTGATGCAGTATACGGCGTTGCTGGCCAAAATGGTGCTGGTGGAATTAGTGGTTCTTCCCTAGAAGGATCGAATGTAGACTTATCCCGCGAATTCGTTAACTTAATGACATATCAAAGCGGTTTCCAAGGGAACACAAAAGTTATTCGTGTGGCAGATGACGTGATGAAACAAATTGTGAACTTGATTCAGTAG
- a CDS encoding chemotaxis protein CheA, translated as MTTNMLDLFIEEASEHLQALNDNLLQLEKDPTNGQLVSEIFRSAHTFKGMSATMGFQQVADLTHAMENVLDEVRNNRLAVTEHLVDIIFTCTSHLETMVSDIQHGGQGAADISKTVADLEALLHPEQETDLAVEKTYRIAIQIEEAAILKAVRAVMCLERLAEMGIISETLPDREAIELEEFEQSFEVVLESAQTKEEIEAVILDISEIEKVTVTEEVEEVQVIEPIKKAAKQTTKRLENKTIRVQLEKIEKLMNVFEESVIERARIDEIAEKTNNKELMEHLGRFSSISKEIQNGLLNMRMVPVDSVFNRFPKMVRTLAKELGKKIDLVIEGADTEVDKIVIDEIGDPLVHLIRNSVDHGAETVEVRRKNGKNETATINLKAFHSGNNVVIEIADDGAGINKRKVLEKAIAKNVVTRAESTKMTDSEIFDLLFDSGFSTADQVSDLSGRGVGLDVVRNTILKIGGKISVESSENAGSTFRIEIPLTLSIIQSMLVATSERRYAVPLANVAEAITINPADIQHVHGKDLINYRETIIEVLDLGECFHETPLKDTDELLLLVVKNAKRTFGLIIKDIIGQREIVLKTLGGFFSESQIAFSGATILGDGRVVLILNLETF; from the coding sequence ATGACTACAAATATGTTAGACCTGTTTATAGAAGAAGCTTCAGAACATTTACAGGCGCTAAATGATAATCTGTTACAGCTTGAGAAAGACCCGACGAACGGTCAATTAGTAAGTGAAATTTTCCGTTCAGCACATACGTTTAAAGGGATGTCCGCAACGATGGGCTTCCAACAGGTGGCTGATTTAACGCATGCAATGGAAAATGTACTAGATGAGGTACGTAATAATCGATTGGCTGTAACAGAACATTTGGTAGACATTATTTTTACATGTACATCTCATTTGGAAACAATGGTTTCGGATATCCAGCACGGCGGACAAGGCGCGGCGGATATTTCGAAAACCGTAGCTGACTTAGAAGCACTTTTACACCCAGAACAAGAAACAGATTTAGCGGTGGAAAAAACGTACCGTATTGCCATTCAAATTGAAGAAGCGGCTATTTTGAAAGCAGTGCGGGCAGTAATGTGTTTAGAGCGACTTGCAGAAATGGGGATTATTTCAGAAACTTTGCCAGACAGAGAAGCGATTGAGCTAGAAGAGTTTGAGCAGTCATTCGAAGTAGTTCTAGAGTCGGCACAAACGAAAGAAGAAATCGAAGCGGTTATTCTGGATATTTCTGAAATCGAAAAAGTGACTGTGACAGAAGAAGTGGAAGAAGTTCAGGTTATTGAACCAATCAAAAAAGCCGCAAAACAAACAACCAAACGATTAGAAAATAAAACCATTCGTGTACAACTTGAAAAAATCGAAAAGCTAATGAACGTTTTTGAAGAAAGCGTCATTGAACGGGCGAGAATTGATGAAATCGCAGAAAAAACGAATAACAAAGAATTGATGGAACATTTAGGACGATTCAGTTCCATCTCCAAAGAAATTCAAAACGGCTTACTGAATATGCGTATGGTGCCAGTAGACAGTGTTTTCAATCGCTTTCCAAAAATGGTGCGCACACTAGCCAAAGAATTAGGTAAGAAAATCGATTTAGTGATTGAAGGGGCGGATACGGAAGTCGACAAAATCGTCATTGATGAAATCGGCGACCCACTTGTTCATTTAATCCGTAATTCAGTAGACCACGGAGCTGAAACTGTCGAAGTAAGACGTAAAAATGGAAAAAATGAAACCGCCACAATTAATCTAAAAGCCTTCCATAGCGGTAATAATGTTGTGATTGAGATTGCGGATGACGGTGCAGGAATTAATAAACGCAAAGTGTTAGAAAAAGCGATTGCGAAAAATGTCGTTACAAGAGCAGAATCAACCAAAATGACGGACTCGGAAATTTTTGATTTATTATTTGATTCCGGTTTCAGTACCGCAGATCAAGTATCTGATCTTTCTGGCCGAGGCGTGGGACTAGATGTGGTTCGTAATACGATTCTCAAAATTGGTGGGAAAATCAGTGTGGAATCAAGCGAAAATGCTGGTTCAACGTTCCGAATTGAGATTCCGCTGACATTATCTATCATCCAGTCGATGCTCGTTGCAACATCGGAACGCCGCTATGCTGTACCGCTTGCAAACGTAGCCGAAGCCATCACGATTAATCCGGCAGACATTCAACACGTTCACGGCAAAGACTTAATCAATTACCGCGAAACCATTATCGAAGTACTTGATTTAGGCGAATGCTTCCATGAAACACCTTTAAAAGATACGGATGAACTACTTTTACTCGTCGTGAAAAATGCCAAGCGAACTTTTGGACTTATTATTAAAGATATTATCGGTCAACGGGAAATCGTTTTAAAAACACTTGGTGGCTTTTTCAGCGAAAGTCAAATTGCCTTTTCTGGGGCAACGATTTTAGGTGATGGCCGTGTCGTATTAATTTTAAATTTAGAAACATTTTAA
- a CDS encoding glycosyltransferase family 2 protein, protein MRPLISICMIVKNEAHILRQSLASFRKFTEEIIIVDTGSTDKTKEIAQEFTDFVYDFEWTGNFSDARNFAAKHATGKWILAIDADECLEEESYRKLEKQLKSPIDPIQMAQIISFTGEKGRVTTTNQMARVYKNDGTICFRGVIHEQLEAVDKHPIAAGVAELKIYHYGYMSEIVEKQDKSDRNLRLLEKEVKNNKNSGFVHFNIGQEMNRLGNKKEALKEFSEAFRLRDHNHYIWAKLSAYHIAELLEQEKRYDESLAIIEEARIIWPNVPEFPLKKANILYVNHQLEDAKEIYQSLLENTEIDYQPIVLYEATNFMPHKMLGTIYLEEKDYTRAMTHFSKAYAENSSDYGVMFQMIMLLSKFHQPKEIFSFMERHHFIASTETGLRLLSMTTQQGYAELSELIVQSLTDVYPPVAEATEVKIATIRNVFPVISESAILFGIKEELIDAADLCLWHYENPQLPIERVMKNSDVGEIYDFIFENGPRISKKRYLFVLERAIALGKGEFADYLLALRSVYHDSINSHIADLFFQYDFADIALDFYNIVDADEVTKQGYINLINYLVDADVLDEALAIAERGIDNFSTDFRFYLWAIKIDTENRANRISEAMDEFPNNRYLAKLLDEVTMLQDTVTNNR, encoded by the coding sequence ATGCGGCCGTTAATTTCGATTTGTATGATAGTCAAAAATGAAGCACATATTTTGCGACAAAGTTTAGCGTCTTTTAGAAAATTTACAGAAGAAATCATTATTGTAGATACAGGTTCCACTGATAAAACCAAGGAAATCGCACAAGAATTCACTGATTTTGTCTATGACTTTGAATGGACTGGCAATTTTTCTGATGCAAGAAACTTTGCTGCCAAACATGCAACGGGGAAATGGATTTTAGCGATTGATGCAGACGAATGTTTGGAAGAAGAAAGTTATCGAAAATTAGAAAAACAGTTAAAATCACCAATCGACCCAATTCAAATGGCGCAAATCATTAGCTTTACAGGGGAAAAAGGACGAGTAACAACAACGAACCAAATGGCACGAGTTTATAAAAATGATGGTACGATTTGCTTCCGAGGCGTCATTCATGAACAACTAGAAGCGGTAGACAAGCACCCGATTGCAGCTGGAGTTGCTGAATTAAAAATTTATCATTATGGCTATATGTCGGAAATTGTCGAAAAACAAGACAAATCAGACCGTAATTTACGTTTATTAGAAAAAGAAGTAAAAAATAATAAAAATAGTGGCTTTGTGCATTTTAACATCGGGCAAGAAATGAATCGACTTGGCAACAAAAAGGAAGCGCTGAAAGAATTTTCCGAAGCGTTCCGCCTACGCGACCACAATCATTATATTTGGGCGAAACTAAGCGCTTATCATATTGCCGAGCTACTAGAACAAGAAAAGCGCTATGACGAAAGCTTGGCAATCATCGAAGAAGCAAGAATTATTTGGCCAAACGTACCAGAATTCCCACTAAAAAAAGCCAATATTTTATATGTAAATCACCAACTTGAGGATGCGAAGGAAATTTATCAAAGTTTGCTAGAAAACACGGAGATTGACTATCAACCAATCGTGTTGTACGAAGCAACCAACTTCATGCCGCACAAAATGCTTGGAACGATTTACTTAGAAGAAAAAGATTACACGCGCGCCATGACTCATTTTTCTAAAGCCTATGCGGAAAATAGTTCTGATTACGGTGTGATGTTCCAAATGATTATGCTGCTTAGCAAATTCCATCAACCAAAAGAAATTTTCTCCTTTATGGAACGTCATCACTTTATTGCTAGCACAGAAACTGGCTTGCGCTTACTTTCGATGACAACACAACAAGGTTACGCGGAATTGTCCGAACTAATCGTTCAATCGCTAACCGATGTGTATCCGCCAGTCGCAGAAGCAACAGAAGTGAAGATTGCAACGATTCGTAACGTTTTCCCAGTAATTAGCGAGTCGGCTATTTTATTCGGTATCAAGGAAGAATTAATTGATGCGGCGGATTTATGTTTGTGGCATTATGAAAATCCACAATTACCAATCGAACGTGTTATGAAAAATAGCGATGTTGGTGAAATTTATGACTTTATCTTTGAAAATGGTCCGAGAATCAGCAAGAAACGTTATTTATTCGTGTTAGAACGGGCGATTGCACTTGGAAAAGGCGAGTTTGCTGATTACTTATTGGCACTTCGTAGCGTTTACCATGACAGCATCAACAGCCATATTGCAGACTTATTTTTCCAATATGATTTTGCAGATATCGCGCTTGATTTCTACAATATCGTCGATGCAGATGAAGTGACAAAGCAAGGATATATCAACTTAATTAATTATTTAGTAGATGCTGATGTACTGGATGAGGCGCTTGCGATTGCTGAACGTGGCATCGATAATTTTAGTACCGATTTTCGCTTTTACCTTTGGGCAATCAAAATCGATACTGAAAATCGCGCAAATCGAATCAGCGAGGCAATGGATGAATTCCCGAATAATCGCTATTTAGCAAAACTTTTGGATGAAGTTACCATGCTTCAAGACACTGTTACAAACAATCGATAG
- a CDS encoding flagellar motor switch protein FliN, translating into MKINHTIPLRIDFELGRTKQPVGSLLDVKKGTVFRLEDSTANVVKITISGKCIGYGEILTKDGKMFVKITKLGEASSS; encoded by the coding sequence ATGAAAATTAATCATACTATTCCACTCAGAATCGACTTCGAATTAGGACGTACGAAACAGCCAGTCGGTAGTTTACTAGATGTAAAAAAAGGGACCGTTTTCCGGTTAGAAGATTCCACAGCCAATGTGGTCAAAATTACGATTTCTGGCAAATGTATCGGATACGGCGAGATTTTGACAAAAGACGGCAAGATGTTTGTCAAAATAACGAAATTAGGAGAGGCAAGTTCTTCTTGA